A region of Pseudomonas cavernicola DNA encodes the following proteins:
- a CDS encoding Nudix family hydrolase, whose amino-acid sequence MKRVHVAAAVIRGVDGRVLLARRLEDKHQGGLWEFPGGKVEEGESVPAALHRELAEELGIQVSAARPLIQVQHDYADKHVLLDVWEVSAFSGEPHGAEGQPLAWASAKQLADYEFPAANRPIVAAARLPAHYLITPENLEPQALLRGLKAALDSGVRLVQLRAPTMYDPQYRDLAVDAVGLCAGRAQLMLKGPLEWLGDFPAAGWHLTSTQLRKLVSGGRPFPSARWLAASCHNAEELTLAAQMGVDFVTLSPVQATQTHPEAQPLGWDKAAELIAGFNQPVYLLGGVGATETERAWQIGAQGVAGIRAFWPQAE is encoded by the coding sequence GTGAAACGAGTGCATGTAGCGGCGGCAGTGATCCGCGGTGTGGATGGGCGGGTGCTGCTTGCCCGCCGCCTGGAGGATAAGCACCAGGGCGGTCTGTGGGAGTTTCCGGGCGGCAAAGTGGAAGAGGGCGAGTCAGTGCCGGCGGCGCTGCACCGTGAATTGGCCGAAGAGCTGGGGATTCAGGTGAGCGCCGCGCGGCCGCTGATCCAGGTGCAGCACGACTATGCGGATAAGCACGTGTTGCTGGACGTCTGGGAGGTGTCGGCCTTCAGCGGTGAGCCGCATGGCGCCGAGGGCCAGCCGCTGGCCTGGGCTAGCGCGAAACAGTTGGCGGATTATGAGTTTCCGGCCGCCAACCGGCCGATAGTGGCCGCCGCGCGCCTGCCGGCGCACTACCTGATCACTCCGGAGAACCTGGAGCCGCAGGCACTGCTGCGGGGGCTGAAAGCCGCCCTGGACAGTGGGGTTCGGCTGGTGCAACTGCGCGCGCCGACTATGTACGACCCGCAGTACCGCGATCTGGCGGTGGACGCCGTGGGGTTGTGTGCCGGGCGCGCACAGCTGATGCTGAAAGGCCCGCTGGAGTGGTTGGGGGATTTCCCTGCGGCCGGCTGGCACCTGACCTCGACCCAACTGCGCAAGCTGGTCAGCGGCGGTCGGCCGTTCCCGTCGGCGCGCTGGCTCGCGGCGTCCTGCCACAACGCCGAGGAGTTGACGCTGGCGGCGCAGATGGGCGTGGATTTCGTCACCCTGTCACCGGTGCAGGCCACTCAGACCCATCCCGAGGCGCAACCTTTGGGGTGGGACAAGGCCGCTGAGCTGATCGCCGGTTTCAATCAGCCGGTCTATCTGCTCGGTGGTGTCGGTGCGACCGAGACCGAGCGTGCCTGGCAGATTGGCGCGCAAGGGGTGGCGGGCATCCGCGCGTTCTGGCCGCAGGCCGAATAG
- a CDS encoding glutathione S-transferase family protein, translating to MSLTLVIGDKTYSSWSLRAALALELTGAPYDEVLVHLNRADTHARILEHSPTGKVPVLKTEEGPVWDSMAIGEYLAERFPEAHLWPRGQYARAVARAVCAEMHSGFVALRTHMPMDLKRARPLEPLPAEVQADIERVCRLWAECRAEFGQDGPFLFGHASLADAFFAPVATRLRSYQVVLPAAAAAYVETIYQWSAFQGWYQAALEESVA from the coding sequence ATGTCTTTGACTCTGGTAATTGGCGACAAAACCTATTCCTCTTGGTCGCTGCGCGCCGCCCTGGCGCTGGAGCTGACCGGCGCGCCCTATGACGAGGTGCTGGTGCACCTCAACCGCGCGGATACCCATGCGCGGATTCTCGAGCATTCGCCCACCGGCAAGGTACCGGTGCTGAAGACCGAAGAAGGCCCGGTCTGGGACTCCATGGCGATCGGTGAATACCTCGCGGAGCGCTTTCCCGAAGCCCATCTGTGGCCGCGCGGGCAGTACGCGCGCGCGGTGGCGCGGGCCGTTTGTGCGGAGATGCACAGTGGCTTCGTCGCCCTGCGCACGCACATGCCGATGGACCTCAAGCGCGCTCGGCCGCTGGAGCCGCTGCCGGCCGAAGTGCAAGCGGATATCGAGCGGGTCTGTAGGTTGTGGGCCGAGTGCCGTGCCGAGTTCGGTCAGGACGGGCCTTTCCTGTTCGGCCACGCCAGCTTGGCGGATGCCTTCTTCGCGCCGGTGGCTACGCGCTTGCGTAGTTATCAGGTTGTCCTGCCGGCTGCGGCGGCGGCTTATGTTGAAACCATTTACCAGTGGTCGGCCTTCCAGGGCTGGTACCAGGCAGCACTTGAGGAAAGCGTGGCGTGA
- the argJ gene encoding bifunctional glutamate N-acetyltransferase/amino-acid acetyltransferase ArgJ yields the protein MPVGLGPLPTLHPVPGFELGIASAGIKRAGRKDVVVMRCAEGSSVAGVFTLNAFCAAPVILAKKRVLGPVRYLLTNTGNANAGTGEPGLLAATRTCAKLAALAGVVESAVLPFSTGVIGEPLPVEKIEGALAEALADLSADNWAAAASGIMTTDTLPKGASRRFVHDGVTVTVTGISKGAGMIKPNMATMLGYIATDAKVAQGVLQDLLRDAANKSFNRITIDGDTSTNDCCILVATGQSELPEVTQASGALFAELKQAVLEVSMELAQAIVRDGEGATKFVTVQANGGATHQECLDVAYAVAHSPLIKTALFASDPNWGRILAAVGRAGVAQLDVSKIDVFLGDVCIASRGCRAASYTEEQGAAVMAEAEIGIRIELGRGTCSETIWTTDLSHEYVRINAEYRS from the coding sequence ATGCCTGTTGGTCTTGGCCCTCTGCCTACCCTGCACCCGGTTCCCGGTTTTGAACTCGGCATCGCCTCTGCCGGCATCAAGCGCGCTGGGCGCAAGGATGTGGTGGTCATGCGGTGTGCCGAAGGCTCTAGCGTGGCTGGAGTGTTCACCCTTAACGCGTTTTGTGCAGCGCCGGTCATTCTGGCCAAGAAGCGCGTGCTCGGCCCGGTCCGTTACCTGCTGACCAACACCGGCAACGCCAATGCCGGCACGGGCGAGCCAGGCCTGCTCGCCGCGACGCGTACCTGCGCCAAGCTGGCGGCGCTGGCGGGCGTGGTGGAGAGCGCGGTACTGCCGTTCTCGACAGGGGTTATCGGCGAGCCGCTGCCGGTGGAGAAGATCGAGGGCGCGCTGGCGGAGGCCTTGGCCGACCTGTCTGCGGACAACTGGGCGGCTGCCGCCAGTGGCATCATGACCACCGACACCCTGCCCAAAGGCGCCAGCCGCCGGTTCGTGCACGATGGCGTGACCGTGACCGTGACCGGCATCAGCAAAGGCGCCGGGATGATCAAACCGAACATGGCGACCATGCTCGGCTACATCGCCACCGACGCCAAGGTCGCCCAGGGCGTGCTGCAGGATCTGCTGCGCGATGCGGCGAATAAATCCTTCAACCGCATCACTATCGACGGCGATACCTCGACCAACGATTGCTGCATCCTGGTTGCTACCGGCCAATCCGAGCTGCCGGAAGTGACGCAAGCCAGCGGCGCGTTGTTCGCCGAACTGAAGCAAGCGGTGCTGGAGGTGTCCATGGAGCTGGCCCAGGCCATCGTGCGTGATGGTGAAGGCGCGACCAAGTTCGTCACCGTACAGGCGAATGGCGGCGCGACCCATCAAGAGTGCCTGGACGTCGCCTATGCCGTGGCCCACTCGCCGTTGATCAAGACCGCGTTGTTTGCCTCCGACCCGAACTGGGGCCGGATCCTCGCGGCTGTCGGCCGCGCCGGTGTGGCGCAGCTGGATGTGAGCAAGATCGACGTGTTTCTCGGCGACGTCTGTATCGCCAGCCGTGGTTGCCGCGCCGCCAGCTACACCGAAGAGCAGGGCGCCGCGGTGATGGCCGAGGCGGAAATTGGTATCCGCATCGAGCTGGGCCGTGGCACTTGCAGCGAAACGATCTGGACCACCGACTTGTCCCACGAATATGTGAGAATCAACGCGGAGTACCGCTCCTGA
- the secA gene encoding preprotein translocase subunit SecA: MFAPLLKKLFGSKNEREVKRMLKTVQAVNAFEEQMLALSDEQLRAKTEEFKARLGKGETLDQLLPEAFAVAREAGKRVMGMRHFDVQLIGGATLHEGKIAEMRTGEGKTLVATLAVYLNALSGKGVHVVTVNDYLARRDANWMRPLYEFLGLSVGIVSPFQPPEEKRAAYAADITYGTNNEYGFDYLRDNMAFSLDEKFQRELNFAVVDEVDSILIDEARTPLIISGQAEDSSKLYMQVNQLIPRLKQHIEEEEGVVTQEGHYTVDEKTRQVELNEQGHQFIEDMLTQTGLLAEGESLYSAHNLALLTHVYAGLRAHKLFHRNVEYIVQNDQVLLVDEHTGRTMPGRRLSEGLHQAIEAKEGLNIQAESQTLASTTFQNYFRLYNKLSGMTGTADTEAFEFHQIYGLPVVVIPPNKPLARKDFNDLVYLTQDEKYAAIIADIKESQVIGRPVLVGTASIETSEYVSQLLTKEGIEHKVLNAKFHEKEAEIIAQAGRPGGLTIATNMAGRGTDILLGGNWEVEVAALDNPMPEQVAQIKADWHKRHQMVVESGGLHVIASERHESRRIDNQLRGRSGRQGDPGSSRFYLSLEDNLMRIFASDRVKNFMKALGMQSGEAIEHRMVSNAIEKAQRKVEGRNFDMRKQLLEFDDVANEQRKVIYHMRNSLLAADDIGETIADFRLEVLDGTISQHIPPQSLPEQWNVAALEAALFSDFSIKLPIQQWLDDDAHLYEEPLREKILAALLAAYNEKEDLASAEALRTFEKQILLRVVDDLWKDHLSTMDHLRHGIHLRGYAQKNPKQEYKRESFTLFQQLLDSIKRDTIRVLSHVQVRREDPAEEEARLRHEAEQLAQRMQFQHAEASGLAPLERAEPEGEIAVATFAPVRNEQKIGRNELCYCGSGKKYKHCHGQIN; encoded by the coding sequence ATGTTTGCGCCTTTGTTGAAAAAGCTCTTTGGAAGCAAGAACGAGCGCGAGGTGAAGCGCATGCTCAAGACGGTGCAAGCCGTCAATGCGTTCGAGGAGCAGATGTTGGCTCTCTCGGATGAGCAGCTGCGCGCCAAGACCGAAGAGTTCAAGGCCCGTCTGGGCAAAGGCGAAACCCTTGATCAACTGCTGCCTGAAGCCTTCGCTGTGGCCCGAGAGGCCGGTAAGCGGGTGATGGGCATGCGTCACTTCGATGTGCAGCTGATTGGTGGCGCGACCTTGCACGAAGGCAAAATCGCCGAGATGCGTACCGGTGAGGGTAAGACCCTGGTGGCGACACTGGCGGTCTACCTGAACGCGCTGTCCGGCAAGGGCGTGCACGTGGTCACGGTGAACGACTACCTGGCCCGCCGCGACGCCAACTGGATGCGTCCGCTGTATGAATTCCTCGGGCTCTCCGTGGGGATTGTCAGCCCGTTCCAGCCGCCGGAAGAGAAACGCGCCGCCTACGCTGCCGATATCACCTATGGCACCAACAACGAATACGGTTTCGACTACCTGCGCGACAACATGGCATTCAGCCTGGACGAGAAATTCCAGCGCGAACTGAACTTCGCCGTGGTCGACGAAGTCGACTCCATCTTGATCGACGAGGCGCGCACCCCGCTGATCATCTCCGGCCAGGCCGAGGACAGCTCCAAGCTGTATATGCAGGTCAACCAACTGATTCCTCGCCTCAAGCAGCACATCGAGGAAGAAGAAGGTGTAGTCACTCAGGAAGGCCATTACACGGTCGATGAGAAGACCCGCCAGGTCGAGCTGAACGAGCAGGGTCACCAGTTCATTGAGGACATGCTGACCCAGACGGGGTTGCTGGCCGAAGGTGAGAGCCTGTATTCCGCGCACAACCTCGCTCTGTTGACCCACGTTTATGCCGGCCTGCGCGCGCACAAGCTGTTCCATCGCAACGTCGAATACATCGTGCAGAACGATCAGGTCTTGCTGGTCGACGAGCACACTGGCCGGACCATGCCGGGTCGCCGTCTCTCCGAAGGTCTGCACCAGGCGATCGAAGCCAAAGAAGGTCTGAATATTCAGGCGGAGAGCCAGACACTGGCCTCGACTACCTTCCAGAACTACTTCCGCCTCTACAACAAACTGTCCGGCATGACCGGTACGGCCGATACCGAAGCGTTCGAGTTCCATCAGATCTACGGTCTGCCCGTGGTGGTGATTCCGCCGAACAAGCCGTTGGCGCGTAAGGACTTCAACGACCTGGTCTATCTGACCCAGGATGAGAAGTACGCAGCGATCATCGCCGATATCAAAGAGAGCCAAGTGATAGGGCGTCCGGTGCTGGTGGGCACGGCCTCGATCGAAACCTCGGAGTACGTCTCGCAACTGCTGACCAAGGAAGGCATCGAGCACAAGGTGCTCAACGCCAAATTCCACGAGAAGGAAGCCGAGATCATCGCCCAGGCCGGTCGCCCAGGCGGGCTGACCATCGCCACCAACATGGCCGGTCGCGGTACCGACATCCTCCTGGGCGGCAACTGGGAAGTCGAAGTGGCGGCCCTGGACAATCCGATGCCTGAGCAGGTCGCGCAGATCAAGGCCGACTGGCACAAGCGTCACCAGATGGTAGTCGAGTCCGGTGGCCTGCATGTGATCGCGTCCGAGCGTCATGAGTCGCGGCGTATCGACAACCAGTTGCGTGGTCGTTCCGGTCGCCAAGGCGACCCGGGTTCCAGTCGCTTCTACTTGTCGCTGGAAGACAACTTGATGCGCATCTTCGCCTCGGATCGGGTGAAGAACTTCATGAAGGCCCTGGGCATGCAGTCCGGCGAGGCAATCGAGCATCGCATGGTGAGCAACGCCATCGAGAAGGCGCAGCGCAAAGTCGAAGGGCGTAACTTCGACATGCGTAAGCAACTGCTCGAATTCGACGACGTGGCGAACGAGCAGCGTAAAGTCATCTATCACATGCGCAACAGCTTGCTGGCCGCCGACGACATTGGCGAAACCATCGCCGACTTCCGTCTGGAGGTGCTGGACGGCACCATCAGTCAGCACATTCCGCCGCAATCGCTGCCAGAACAGTGGAACGTTGCCGCTCTGGAAGCCGCGCTGTTCAGCGATTTCAGCATCAAACTGCCGATTCAGCAGTGGCTCGACGACGATGCTCACCTGTACGAAGAGCCGCTGCGCGAGAAGATCCTCGCCGCCCTGCTCGCGGCGTACAACGAGAAGGAAGACTTGGCCAGCGCCGAAGCGCTGCGCACCTTCGAGAAGCAGATTCTGTTGCGGGTAGTGGACGACCTGTGGAAAGACCACCTGTCGACCATGGATCACTTGCGTCACGGTATTCACCTGCGCGGTTATGCGCAGAAGAACCCGAAACAGGAGTACAAGCGCGAGTCCTTCACCCTGTTCCAGCAACTGCTCGACTCGATCAAGCGCGACACCATTCGCGTGTTGTCCCATGTGCAGGTGCGGCGCGAAGATCCGGCCGAAGAAGAGGCGCGTCTGCGTCACGAAGCGGAGCAACTGGCGCAGCGTATGCAGTTCCAGCATGCCGAAGCCTCAGGCTTGGCGCCGCTGGAGCGGGCTGAACCTGAAGGCGAAATTGCCGTGGCGACGTTTGCGCCAGTGCGTAATGAGCAAAAAATTGGTCGCAACGAGTTGTGCTACTGCGGTTCGGGCAAGAAGTACAAGCACTGCCATGGGCAAATCAACTAG
- a CDS encoding DciA family protein, which translates to MAFRPLPARAPAALLREAKPLQALFNQAQRLAHLQRLLESQLQPAAREHCHVASWREGCLLLIVTDGHWATRLRYQQRRLQRQLQAFAEFTNLAKILFKVQPPTAARHGSGHTIELSQSAADSIQATADGISDPNLRAALERLASHAKDRK; encoded by the coding sequence ATGGCTTTTCGTCCGTTACCGGCCCGAGCTCCCGCTGCGCTGCTGCGTGAGGCGAAGCCCCTGCAAGCGCTGTTCAACCAGGCCCAACGCCTCGCGCATCTACAGCGCTTGCTAGAAAGCCAGTTGCAACCCGCAGCCCGCGAGCACTGCCATGTAGCATCGTGGCGCGAGGGCTGCCTGCTATTAATAGTCACCGATGGTCACTGGGCCACCCGCCTGCGCTATCAGCAGCGGCGCCTGCAACGCCAACTACAGGCCTTCGCCGAGTTCACGAACTTAGCGAAAATCCTCTTTAAGGTGCAACCGCCCACCGCCGCAAGGCACGGTAGCGGTCACACTATTGAGTTATCGCAAAGCGCCGCCGACAGCATCCAGGCTACCGCCGACGGCATCAGCGACCCAAATTTGCGCGCAGCCCTGGAACGCCTGGCCAGCCACGCCAAAGACCGCAAGTAG
- the lpxC gene encoding UDP-3-O-acyl-N-acetylglucosamine deacetylase, which produces MIRQRTLKNIIRATGVGLHSGEKVYLTLKPAPVDTGIVFRRTDLDPVVEIRARAENVGETTMSTTLINGDVKVDTVEHLLSAMAGLGIDNAYVELSASEVPIMDGSAGPFVFLIQSAGLQEQESAKKFIRIKREVTVEEGDKRATFVPFDGFKVSFEIDFDHPVFRNRTQSATVDFSSTSFVKEVSRARTFGFMSDIEHLRSQNLALGGSVENAIVVDEFRVLNEDGLRYEDEFVKHKILDAIGDLYLLGNSLIGEFRGFKSGHALNNRLLRALIEQQDAWEVVTFDDVKSAPISYMRPVAAG; this is translated from the coding sequence ATGATCAGACAACGCACCCTGAAGAACATCATCCGCGCCACTGGCGTCGGCCTGCATTCCGGGGAAAAGGTTTACCTGACCCTGAAGCCGGCACCGGTGGATACCGGAATCGTGTTTCGTCGTACCGACTTGGATCCTGTCGTGGAAATTCGCGCACGGGCTGAAAATGTCGGTGAAACCACCATGTCGACCACGTTGATCAATGGTGATGTCAAGGTGGACACCGTGGAGCACCTGCTTTCGGCCATGGCTGGCCTGGGCATCGATAACGCCTACGTCGAGCTCTCCGCGTCCGAAGTGCCGATCATGGATGGCAGTGCTGGGCCTTTTGTATTTCTGATTCAATCCGCTGGCCTGCAGGAGCAGGAATCGGCCAAGAAGTTCATCCGCATCAAGCGCGAAGTGACAGTGGAGGAGGGCGACAAGCGCGCCACCTTCGTGCCCTTTGACGGCTTCAAGGTGAGTTTCGAGATCGATTTCGACCACCCGGTTTTCCGCAATCGCACCCAGAGTGCAACGGTGGATTTCTCCAGCACCTCCTTCGTCAAAGAAGTGAGCCGTGCGCGGACCTTCGGCTTCATGAGTGACATCGAGCACCTGCGTTCGCAGAACCTGGCGCTCGGCGGCAGCGTAGAAAACGCCATCGTGGTCGATGAGTTTCGCGTGCTTAATGAAGACGGCCTGCGTTACGAGGATGAGTTTGTTAAACACAAAATCCTCGATGCCATCGGCGATCTCTATCTGCTTGGTAACAGCCTGATTGGCGAGTTCCGTGGCTTCAAGTCGGGACATGCGCTGAACAATCGTCTACTGCGTGCGTTGATTGAGCAGCAAGATGCTTGGGAAGTGGTGACCTTCGACGACGTGAAGAGTGCGCCGATCTCGTACATGCGGCCGGTCGCGGCCGGTTAA
- the ftsZ gene encoding cell division protein FtsZ, translating to MFELVDNIPQSAVIKVIGVGGGGGNAVNHMAKNNIEGVEFICANTDAQALKNVGARTVLQLGTGVTKGLGAGANPEVGRQAALEDRERIAEVLQGTDMVFITTGMGGGTGTGAAPIIAEVAKEMGILTVAVVTRPFPFEGRKRMLIAEEGIRALSLSVDSLITIPNEKLLTILGKDASLLSAFAKADDVLAGAVRGISDIIKRPGMINVDFADVKTVMSEMGMAMMGTGCASGPNRAREATEAAIRNPLLEDVNLMGARGILVNITAGPDLSLGEYSDVGNIIEQFASEHATVKVGTVIDPDMRDELHVTVVATGLGAKIEKPVKVVDNTLQPAAVAATAARQEQPSVNYRDLDRPTVMRNQAHAGAATAAKLNPHDDLDYLDIPAFLRRQAD from the coding sequence ATGTTCGAGCTCGTAGACAACATCCCGCAGAGTGCAGTTATCAAAGTAATCGGCGTGGGTGGCGGTGGTGGTAATGCCGTCAACCACATGGCCAAAAATAACATCGAAGGCGTCGAGTTCATCTGCGCCAACACCGATGCACAGGCATTGAAAAATGTCGGTGCGCGTACCGTGCTGCAACTCGGCACCGGTGTGACCAAGGGCCTTGGCGCTGGCGCCAACCCGGAAGTCGGCCGTCAGGCTGCGCTGGAAGACCGCGAACGTATCGCTGAAGTGCTGCAAGGCACCGATATGGTCTTCATCACCACTGGCATGGGCGGCGGTACCGGTACCGGTGCGGCGCCGATCATCGCTGAAGTGGCTAAGGAAATGGGCATCCTCACCGTTGCGGTGGTGACCCGTCCATTCCCGTTCGAAGGCCGCAAGCGCATGCTGATCGCCGAAGAAGGCATCCGGGCACTGTCCTTGAGCGTCGACTCGTTGATCACCATCCCCAATGAGAAGCTGCTGACCATCCTAGGTAAAGATGCCAGTCTGCTGTCCGCCTTTGCCAAGGCTGACGATGTATTGGCCGGTGCCGTGCGCGGTATCTCCGACATCATCAAACGTCCGGGCATGATCAACGTCGACTTCGCCGACGTGAAAACCGTGATGAGCGAAATGGGCATGGCGATGATGGGGACAGGCTGCGCCAGTGGCCCGAACCGTGCCCGTGAAGCGACTGAAGCGGCCATCCGCAACCCGTTGCTGGAAGATGTAAATCTGATGGGCGCGCGTGGCATCTTGGTCAATATCACTGCCGGTCCTGACCTATCGCTGGGTGAGTACTCCGACGTCGGTAACATCATCGAGCAGTTCGCTTCCGAGCACGCCACTGTGAAAGTGGGCACCGTGATCGATCCGGATATGCGCGATGAGCTGCATGTGACCGTAGTCGCCACAGGCCTGGGTGCGAAAATCGAGAAGCCGGTCAAGGTTGTCGATAACACCCTGCAACCGGCTGCTGTCGCGGCGACTGCAGCGCGTCAGGAACAGCCCTCGGTTAACTATCGTGACCTGGATCGCCCAACCGTGATGCGCAATCAGGCTCACGCCGGTGCGGCCACTGCGGCCAAGCTGAACCCGCATGACGACCTGGATTATTTGGACATCCCGGCCTTCCTGCGTCGCCAGGCTGATTAA
- the ftsA gene encoding cell division protein FtsA, whose amino-acid sequence MANVQSGKMIVGLDIGTSKVVALVGEVTADGQLEIVGIGTHPSRGLKKGVVVNIESTVQSIQRAVEEAQMMAGCRIHSAFVGVAGNHIRSLNSHGIVAIRDREVSQADLERVLDAAQAVAIPADQRVLHTLAQDYVIDNQEGVREPLGMSGVRLEAKVHVVTCAVNAAQNIEKCVRRCGLEVDDIILEQLASAYAVLTDDEKELGVCLVDIGGGTTDIAIFTEGAIRHTAVIPIAGDQVTNDIAMALRTPTQYAEEIKIRYACALAKLAGAGETIKVPSVGDRPPRDLSRQSLAEVVEPRYDELFTLVQAELRRSGYEDLIPAGIVLTGGTAKMEGAVELAEEIFHMPVRLGVPHSVKGLADVVRNPIYSTGVGLLLYGLQKQSDGISMSGISSSYSDEPKTPVLERLKRWVQGNF is encoded by the coding sequence ATGGCAAACGTGCAGAGCGGCAAGATGATCGTCGGCCTCGATATCGGCACCTCCAAGGTGGTGGCGCTGGTGGGCGAGGTTACGGCTGACGGCCAGCTGGAAATCGTTGGCATCGGTACCCACCCCTCGCGCGGCCTGAAGAAGGGCGTGGTGGTGAATATCGAATCCACCGTGCAATCCATTCAGCGCGCGGTAGAAGAAGCGCAAATGATGGCGGGTTGCCGGATTCACTCGGCCTTCGTCGGCGTGGCCGGTAATCACATTCGTAGCCTGAACTCACACGGCATCGTCGCCATCCGTGACCGCGAAGTCAGCCAGGCGGACCTTGAGCGTGTGCTGGACGCCGCTCAAGCCGTGGCGATTCCGGCGGATCAGCGGGTGCTGCACACCCTGGCGCAGGATTACGTGATCGATAATCAGGAAGGTGTGCGTGAACCGCTAGGTATGTCGGGCGTGCGCCTGGAAGCCAAGGTGCACGTGGTCACTTGTGCGGTGAATGCGGCGCAGAACATCGAGAAGTGTGTGCGTCGCTGTGGCCTGGAAGTCGACGACATCATTCTTGAACAACTGGCATCCGCGTATGCGGTGTTGACCGATGACGAGAAGGAGCTGGGTGTCTGCCTGGTGGATATCGGCGGCGGGACCACCGACATCGCGATCTTCACCGAAGGCGCCATCCGTCATACGGCGGTGATTCCGATCGCCGGTGATCAGGTCACCAACGACATCGCCATGGCCTTGCGCACGCCGACCCAATATGCCGAAGAAATCAAGATTCGTTATGCTTGCGCCCTAGCCAAACTGGCCGGTGCAGGCGAGACCATCAAGGTCCCGAGTGTCGGCGATCGTCCGCCGCGGGACCTGTCCCGCCAGTCGCTTGCCGAGGTAGTGGAGCCACGTTATGACGAGCTCTTCACTCTGGTGCAAGCCGAGCTGCGGCGCAGTGGCTACGAGGACTTGATCCCGGCCGGGATCGTTCTTACCGGCGGTACAGCGAAGATGGAAGGAGCCGTCGAGCTGGCCGAAGAGATCTTTCATATGCCGGTGCGTTTAGGCGTACCGCACAGCGTCAAGGGACTGGCCGATGTCGTTCGTAACCCCATCTATTCCACAGGCGTCGGCCTGCTGCTGTACGGGCTGCAAAAGCAGTCCGATGGCATCTCCATGTCTGGCATTAGCAGCAGCTATAGCGATGAGCCCAAGACACCTGTACTGGAGCGGCTGAAACGCTGGGTCCAGGGCAATTTTTGA
- a CDS encoding cell division protein FtsQ/DivIB, protein MHSATLRHQQPVTGRVSPRKPAQRGASRMVAKEPLSVRLPKPNFGLVKRLLWPFLLLALGFGTYELVQRLLPYADRPITKISVSGELSYISQQAVQQRIAPYVAASFFTVDLAGMRAELEQMPWIAHAEVRRVWPDRVSIRLEEQLPVARWGEEALLNNQGQAFTPRELANYENLPQLVGPQRAQEQVMQQYQVLSQMLRPLGFSVARLELRERGSWFLSTGVNSTGQSLELLLGRDHLVEKMRRFVAIYEKNLKEQIANISRIDLRYSNGLAVTWREPIVPVTGKTVAVK, encoded by the coding sequence ATGCACAGCGCCACGCTCCGTCATCAGCAACCCGTTACCGGCCGCGTCTCACCGCGCAAGCCGGCGCAGCGGGGTGCCAGCCGGATGGTGGCCAAGGAACCGCTGTCGGTGCGCCTGCCGAAGCCGAATTTTGGCCTGGTCAAACGTTTGCTCTGGCCGTTTCTGCTGTTGGCACTGGGCTTTGGTACTTACGAGTTGGTGCAGCGTTTGCTGCCCTATGCCGACCGACCAATCACCAAGATCAGTGTCAGTGGCGAGCTCAGCTACATCAGCCAGCAAGCCGTGCAGCAACGCATCGCTCCTTATGTGGCGGCGAGTTTCTTTACCGTCGACCTCGCCGGCATGCGTGCAGAGCTGGAGCAAATGCCCTGGATCGCCCATGCCGAAGTGCGCAGGGTCTGGCCGGATCGCGTGTCCATCCGCCTGGAAGAACAGCTGCCGGTCGCGCGTTGGGGCGAAGAGGCCTTGCTGAACAATCAGGGCCAAGCGTTTACCCCGCGCGAGCTGGCGAATTACGAAAACTTGCCGCAACTGGTGGGCCCGCAGCGTGCCCAGGAACAGGTGATGCAGCAATACCAAGTACTGAGTCAGATGCTGCGGCCGCTGGGTTTCTCCGTTGCCCGCCTGGAGTTGCGTGAGCGTGGCAGTTGGTTCCTTTCCACCGGCGTGAACAGCACCGGACAAAGCCTGGAATTGCTGCTGGGGCGTGATCATTTGGTCGAGAAAATGCGCCGTTTCGTCGCCATCTACGAAAAGAATTTGAAAGAACAGATCGCAAATATTTCGCGCATCGACCTGCGTTACTCCAACGGCTTGGCCGTGACGTGGCGTGAGCCGATAGTGCCGGTGACGGGCAAAACCGTCGCTGTGAAGTAA